The segment TAAATGTCGGTAAATATGGCTGTTCATATATAGTGGTGCATATTAATGAAAACGAATAAATAGCAAAacacacttaatattttttttaatctaaatttggtttagttttttaattctcgcaatatacatattcatttaatttttaacaaCTAATTAAATCTtggttattaattaaaaaaattaatttaaattaattaaaaccttttttttttaaatctgagcaAATAAATATTAGACATTAATGTTAAAAAGGCTGTAAATTTTAAGATGTGAAGAAGACAATATTTAATCACTAATGACAGTTTACCTGACATTTCTTGCAGCTGTATTTGTGATGTTCAGGATCGTTCTTCTCATCTTCCTCATCAGAGCTATCGTCACTCTCCTCCATAGAGATGCCAATCTTCTTAATGAAGTCCTCTCTCTCCTGCTCGTCCATTAAGGCGATGTCCTGAAAGAAATATGCATTCAATTATTGTACAACAACACAAATTAATCAacaatttaatttccatttaagCATGAAAATGCCCCTaaacaaaaatgcttttaatagACAGTGGTGGATCCTATTGATTCAGCATTTCCTTCCAGCCGACTAGTCCTTCAGACAACTCACCAATTACCAGATAATGAAAAATTCCTCACCTTAAAGTGTACATGAATGTGATCTCTCAGCACATCCACACGGAAGAATTTGCGGCCACAGATCTCACAGGTGTATTTCTTGTCCCCATGGGTTAgtaagtgtttgttcatgttactcCGACAGGAAAACACCTTGAATAAaaggtttgtttttaattccCGTTTTGCACAGAACTGATCTTGACATATTTGATGTAACTGATGTAGGAAATCCACCTTTCCACAAATGGGGCACGCCGAAGGCTCCTTCCTGTATTTGCTTCCCTCATCACCATTCGCTTCAAGCTCCTCTCGTTTCATGTTCTTCTGGCCTGTGGAAAAGCAATGGGTGGTGGAAGCCATTAGTGCACACACAGAGGAAGCGACATAATGGTTGATGATCTCTGCTTAAAGCGAAGGGCAAAGAAAGTTAATGAGGCCTAGGAACAGAGAACAGATGTACAAGAACCATCTGTTTAGTGCTTGTGCTTATTTACTGATTAGATCAACTTCAGACACGATCTGCcactttacacttttaaaaatacttCATTGATATTTGAAATATGCATGGAGTCTTTGCTCGGCTTATTTGAAGAATTACATTCGAAGCAGCAATCTCAAAACCGTACCAACGACATGCCGCCTCTGGTGGTCTTGCATGACATCTTTGCGGTAGAACATCTTATTGCAGATTTCACACGCGTAGAGTTTCTCGCCATGTTTCTTTTTGTGCTTGGACAAATTACTGTTAGTGGAGAAAAACCTCGAGCATATTTCACACTGGAACGTTTTGTCATCTGCAATAGGAGGAGAACATATGCATgctgttaaatacattttcattcatttctacaaaacatttagaaaatagaaCTCAAGCCACGACGACTGAATTGTAAAATGATTAGGAtctgttcatttaattaaatacataacacAGTTGTTAATTAGTCATGTCTGTTCTTAATCAGATAATTAAATCgacagccctaaaaaaaaaagtaaactgataaataattccaaaaatgaaatatgccatttcataaaatataataattattgaatATTTGCACACAAATATGTATGAATAGTTTGCAATCCTTTGCTAAAGTGATTTAATGGATATCATCAAAATGAAATGTCTTCTTTACCTGTCCTGCAGTTATGAAATCTTAAGGCATTTTCCACCCGGAAGGATTTGTCACAGGTTGAACACTTGTATCTATACTCTATGTCAGGCTAAGAAATACAAAAACGCAGATTCATGTTAAAATGAATGCATCTAGCCATCGTTAAATTCGCTCTTTTATTAAATCAGTAAAGAAAACGTTATTGGCTAAAAATGTGCCATACCTCATTCTTGCTGTGTTTGTATGATATATGCTGTTTAAGACTCTCTTTTCGACTGAACATCTTGTCACACTCATCACACTTAAAACATTTATCACCTGTAAATGAAGCAAACCGTTTAGATTAATAATGAAGCATATTGCACCTCTAATAAGCTCATTTCTCAGGATGCTGGGAGAGTTACCGTGGGATCGGATGTGTCGGTTGAGGTTGCTGCTGTTCTGAAACACCTTACTGCAGAGGCAGCACTGGTAAACTCTTTTGTGATCGCCTCCCTGCCGCAGAGATCGCTTCCTCATACCAGGTCTAACAGACAAATAGGATACAGAATCAATCAATGAGTGAAACTGCACTATTGGTCAAaagcttgatttatttaatttattttattaatatttttggcatttatttgataaaaaataaataattctatgctgatttggtgctctagaaacattttattattattatcaatgttgaaaacagttgtgctgcttaataaatttgtggaaactgtgatatttttTCCCCAGGattttttcttaaagaatagTGAGTCaaaagtaaatgtataaatgtctttgctgtcacttttgatcattttaatgaatcCCTGCTGAATTTCTTAACAAAAAAGGAAATAACCCCAAATGTAAACAGCAGGGAATGTGCTTTAAAACATAAAGGAATTGTAAAGGGTCTCCTTACTTCCCAGTGGAGATGGGGGAGCGTGTCATCCGAGATGTTTTGAGTGGAGGGCCATCTCCGGCAACCACCTCTTGGACATCCAGTACAGACAGGGGAACATCAGGAGCCACAGTAGTGAGCGTCCGCTCACCTGATGTAGGAACAGAGGCTTCTACTAGATGGGAGGTGGAAAAATAAACCTCATTCAAACAACTTTTCAAGTGTTACTTTTCAGAAAAATGCTACTTTGTAAGTCATACCCCTAAAATTCCCACCACACCTTGACTAGAATCAGCTGTTCCAggtttctgtgtttttgttcGCCGTGGCCTGCCTTGTTTTCTGGTTGGCTCTGGTGGGGCGGGGGCAATGTTGGCTGTGTTGTTTTGGGATACCGCCTCTGTAACCTCCTGGACAGATGGGTCTACAGCAGCCGCGGGGGTTTGGCAAAGGAGCTGGTCCGGGACAGGAAGGGTCCATGTTGTTGGCCCCTTTGTCAGAGGGACTCCAGGTTTGTTGGACACCATTTCTAAAGACACAAAGGATGAATAACGTCATCCAACAGAGCTATACTTCACATTGTACAGACTTTAAAGCACACATACCTGGTGGAGGTGGAAGTACAGGTGGCCTAAGAATAAGCCGATccatttttttggcataaaaagcTCCATACCAGACTCGAAGCTCTGTTCCTGGCAGGACATCCTGAGATGGAGCAAATGAGAATAACCAAAGTAAATGAGCATTTGAAATTTAATAACAGCCTGACATTAAACTAAGCTGTGTATTATTTATCTGTAACTGTCCTCACTATATAATCACAGTGCTATGAATTGCACAGAAGTGAGGCATCAATTCACCTGTGATGTATTGAAGTAAACATCATCATCTTGCTGGTATGCCGTCAGATTCTGGTGTTTGTGGTCTGTGGCGGGCCGAACCAACATCATCCAGTTACAGTCGTCTTCATTGGACGTGTCAAAGCACACCACTGAGCCATCCTTTTGAAATATCTAAGATAAACGATGGAGAAAACATCAATTATAGGCCCATTTGGATACAAGTGACATATTGACGGTCTGTTGTTTACCTTTAAAGGAAATGCCCCCTCAATTTGAAGGCTTGGAACCCTCTTGGCCTCAAACGGGCCAAAACGAGTCCTCTTAACCAGCCGACTTATTACAAATACACCTTCTTTGCCCTCCTCAGCTGACCTGATCTCCAAACTGTCTGGTAAAGACGACCTGGAACATGGACAATGATGATGTTAAAATTTCTAATTAaaagttaatatataatattaagttaatatctaatatatatctataaaaaaaaaactcttattcagcgaggaagcattaaattgaccaaaagtgacaacaaaaatgtatattctgttACAAagatattctattttaaataaatactgttcctttcaaaaaaaaatcctgaaaaaatgaaaaaagtttcaTGGTTcccgcaaaaatattaagcagcacaactttttaaaatgtaaaaaaaaatgttgatgatttctaaaggatcatgtgacactgaagactggaataatgctgaaaaaatgtataataatgtaatatataggaataaaatacattttaaaaaacagaaaacagttattttaaataatcaatatcaataatatttcacaatattacaataaaaacttactttatatactgtatttgtcaTAATAAAACACTTGTAATAAACACAAGACAGAGTGAATATCTGGCACATATGGTCATCTAATTGCGGTCAGTCTGCTCAAGGAGTGCCAAGAGCCTCTCTGATGGTATCTGGCCAAAAGCCACTCATGTCCGCTCACCGTGCTCGACTCAGAACAAATGAGTCCTTCACCGTGATGACAGGCCCCAGCTCAGGACACTCAGAGTCATGGTACTGCCCGCAGTCCTCACACCCTGCAGGAAGAACAGTCACATGCACATAAGACAAGGACACcgcaaaaaaaaaaccctcacagTGGCAATAAGGATACAATATTATCATTCTTTTGCTTGGGTTGAACACATCATATTTGCTTGGTTGGAACAGTAGCTACGCTAATTTAGTCTCTATTTGCCTCTCTGTTTCTGCCATGGGACTTGCATCCCAAGGCAACTAggaattacacaagcttcagtctggatccaaccCTTATGAAGATCTGAGATGActaaacacctgagaagagatgatgcccacccacagaagacctcagatgatgATAACCCTGGAACAACATAATACTACCAAATTTGGCTTAATCGCAACGTTTAATTGCCATCGTAGAGTTAATCGCAAAATATAATCATTGCAGTAAATAGTATCCaccgtctgtttgattacgtGTATTTTGTAACATATTGCATGATTCTTACTGTACATTCCTGCCATAGTCACAATTTATAACCTACTCCTAAATATAATTTAGAAACttaaaattttctgtaaagctgctttccaacgatttgtatcgtaaaaagtgctatacatatAAAACTTGAATTGGATATGGCACTATTACTATAATGCTGCATGCATATTCATAAACACATGTGAGATTATAGTTGCATACTTACAAATAAACTCATCTGGTGTCTGCGCTGCCATTCTTACACCCTAGAGATGATGCATAAAATATGTACATTAGTTTTAACACCTGTGACAACTTTATCATTTCATTAATTTGTGTTATGATGTCCTTATGAATCTTTTGCTAATTACAGaaaaccatttaatattttttgtatacattaaccattaaatgtagattaatacaataattacattactgtaaaacattacatatttaaataacaaagacaCAGAAATAACACATGATAAACCATTTTCTAGAAAAATTTGGATTGACTATcttgtgacttaaaaaaaaaaacccattcagtaattaataaattacttcttaaatacatatagaaataataaaagaCTACGTCAAACAACTTATGCTAACATTTATGTCTAAAGGAACaagacttttaaaacatttttaccattgcacaacataaacatttttactttcaGTATTAAAATTACACCATATAAGGTTTATTGAAGTCATTTTTGGtatgacatttattttctttttttatgtatctttgaatataattacataaatatggACTAATATGCAGATGTCCAGTAAGAGAAGAGTAAAGAGAAGATTATATCATCAGTATACGTTATAAAATTGTAAGTCTTTAAGGTCTTAATGCAAACATGCAGTAATAACACATAAATTCAGCTCCCCATCATAactttgtattcattgcattgcTGTCAGTCAGCAGAGCCcaacatattttgttgatgcTCCGAAGATCAACAAAAGTAACAAATTACGCTCTTTAGCAACGcagaaccatagacagtaaaagaaatggacacagcgaccccattggaactcaattgagctaaatgaagcccagttttagcgttttttagcacttccgtttctgacgcgcagactcaaacgaagcttgacgacgtcagcaacctgtctgccagatgtaaatcttctaagtggctgtgcgtgaaaactgccatcgttaatcttgcagagacggcgagcttgagcggggagttctttgtcgtgagtgagcaggagtaagtattctgatgaattattttgtatagtattttaaaatgtaacgccagtacgccatatttagttaattgcctgcgagcttctcctcctgtctgtacggtaatgcgacagagagccgagtggttatgacgcaatcgttagcctattttttacaaaaactgtttatacggggccataatgtaacatagaaggtaatggagcactttatacattgtcgtgtatctttagaaataaataatggaaaacagagtctttaaacgcctcagatgtaaagttattcgctgtcaaagtgacgccaaaatgaatgggagtcaatgggaatgctaacgcaagtgaagttctgctaaaagatggcagcccccacccgacttcaacttccggtcgagttccttgccccttgcgcAGAACAGGTAGCAGTCCGCGCATGAAACGCCTGTTAGCAGccaggaaaatactaaaatacgGACAGAATCCGTGATTTGGGAAGATTTCAAACTGTAGCCGGGTTTTAACTCCGATCTCAGACTGCGCTCGCTCTTTTTCAGCAATGCAAATGTAACAAAGAACAATCGGCATGGCGGATGGAATGGAGACGCAGCGCTCATCTGGAGCCAGAGCGTTTGAAAGCGCAAAGCTCGAGGAACTGGCTTCGCTAACACTTTTCATTGCTACTGCATCTGTGAATGAGGAGCAGTCGGGCATTTCGTTCAATACGTTTGCATATAAACGCCTCACAAGTTTAGCATAAAGTCGTTACCTGTTTCCCAAACGTCTACACATTCAGTGAATCCTGACTCCGGGTTCCAATCCGCTCCAGAAACCGCGCAGGACCGGAAATAAGACCATCGAATGGCATTATGGGAAGTGTAGTTTCCCCCCCACAAACGCGTACCCTGTGAGATTTTTAGTAAATATTCCAGTTGATTAATTCGAGGATTCAAATGCATTCATGCAAACACGAAACGTCTTAATTTTGAAAGCCAAAAATCTGTAATAAGCTATCACAGCAATGCTCAGTCAGTGTTTATTAAAGATATACACAATTCCTGCAAAGCAAAGGCTGACATTCATTAAGCACAGACATAAGTCTTTGTCACTTTCTCATAATAGAGTTGCTCAGACACGGAGTCAATCTGTAGACTAACTGGGAAGGTAATTATTGGGTTTGAAGAGTGCTTCATAAACTGACATCCTTGTGGTAGTTGTAGTTCTTATTTAGCTACACACTCGCCatgtatgttttaaaacacacagCACAGTAGTATGTCAATCTGTactttatgttttataatataagtAACGACAGACTTTATTTTACTCATGAATCACAAACCACCAGTTTTTAAACTGAGAGAATTCTAGAGGTTTTCttcaaatgtgttttcttttaagTCTTCAAACTGAACAGCTAGGTAAGTTCTTTCTTCACAGGCCATAAATAGGTATctgttttataaatgtgttttggtGTGCATACAAATATAATTTCTAAGATCCTTCTGGTTAAGGAGGCCAACAAGAATTCAAGAGAAAGCATAGAAGAGTTAAGTTAATGAGAGGAGTTCTTTAATGCGCATGGATATATTATGATGATATGCATATACAGAGGACTGATGTGTTAGATTTCATTTAATGCCTGGATGACCTCTGGCCGGCCAATCAagcatgacaaaaataaaatcttcatGTGCCTCCTTCCATTTCACTGGAAAATACATCTTTCATTTTGTGACGCCAGGATTCACATAGCAACatagacaaaaatgaaaaaaaacgaaaaaacaaacaaacaaagaacagtAGTCCTCCCAAGATACACATTTAACAGCCAGACTGCTGAGGTTTCTTTCTGGCAACATTCAGTATGGACAGGCATTCAGGTTTCTTCTACATATGCAATTTGAGGTCAAGTAAATGTCAAGCAGAGCCTTTGAATCTCTCATCACAAAATCCACTGCAGTTCTCCGCACAGGGTCAACAGATGATGTCCAAAATACAAACTTGTTATCATTCACAGCCATTTCAGCTGGCTTAAGAGTACAGGTAAAAAAAGACTGCACACTTCGGAAAATCTCATAAATCATGAACTTATTGATTACATAAATTCTCATTCACTCAGGTCTTTCTCTATGGGAAAATGCCCATGGCTTAGTGTTAAAAACCTCTGGTACAATtaacacacttttttattttttttaatgtgaggcATGATGGAATAACTGTTGAAAAAAGTGAACAATCAAATATGCTTACACATAATTACACTGAATGTGTACTTTAAAGgataatatttagaaatgaaaagatgaataaaaaaacaaacaaatctgttTTATATCAGTGCCAAAccacaacattttaaatgttacgcACTGTTTGAAAATGTTTCGTTGAACATTAAAACTCACTATTCCCagaatcaaatttggtgaaacgAACGATTTTTCTCCCGAACAAAATGAACACTCCCATTATCAATTCACATTAAGACCGAGGTCTTTCacataattttaataaactaattcagaGCATTTCTTCAACACCAAACCTCACAGAATTCACTGCACATCCCTGCAAATGCATATAAACAAGTGCATATCAAAATCAATGTCATTCCCTTGTCTGATATTCCAGGATCCATCAGGTCGCCAGAGGGTTTCCAGAAGGTTAAAGCTCAGATAGATGGCAAGAAAAAGTTGTCCTCAAAGCCCGCTTTGGTTAGAAGGCCACAAACGCAGAATATCTTTTGCATGACGATCAATATTTGCATAAGGTAAAATGACACAAGTCATTTGGAGAGACGAAAAGAGTGAGTGTTcattttaatgctgttttgtaaatttccttgCATAAACACGCACACAAATGGATGGAGAGATTAATCTAGAGCCAGGCAGACGGTCTTCATGTGTGGAGCCAGAATGATCTCAATAATAGTTCACGCAAAAGAGGCTATGCACACATGCGTAAACCAATTCACATGCATGAGAAATATTTCACATTCacgaaaaaaattaaaaataaataaaatcgtcGTTTAGACACTCGATAATGAGAACAATGTAAGTCAGCGGCTGATTTGATGGTCGACTGACAggctcaaatctgattggctaaaaagTATGAGTGTCCCGTGTGGGAGGAGTTCGCTACCAGAGAAGtcttaaaaatacacacaaatccAAGGCGATTCACATAAACTTGtgaattttaaacattcaaaaatgttaaaCACAGTTGTACATCTGCAAAGTGTGTTTTGCAtttgagaaatgtattttatgaacaTATACTCTTATTTTGTGCAGGTGAATTggtttttgtgaatatatatatattttttccgtACACATGAATTATTTCTCATCTATGTGAACTGGGTTACGCATGTGTGCATCGCATCTTTTGCGTGAAGTATTATTGAGATCATTCTGGCTCCATAAGCGGAGAGGTCTGAATAACGGAATAGGTTTTCAGGGAATCTGGATCATGGTGTTAATATTGAGTTGATGAGAGTGATTGTTGCTATGCAGAGGTTTTGGCAAATATGACCCAGAAACAAGCAACGACTTGCATAAAATTTATGAGATTGAATGTGAAAAGGAAGATGTTAGAAAGATTAAGAGGTGCAAAAGCTATTAGCTTTGATGAAGGTGACCGAGTGGGCAGCTCATGTGGGCGGTTCTCTCACTGTGCCGTTGGTTTTGCTTTTACTCCTTGGCAGAAGCTTTCGGTTGATGATGCGCCTGAAGGTGGCCGTCCTCTTTTCCCGGTCGCCCATCATGGCCGCCTCGGGATGCTCCAAGTACTGCAGGTCATTGTGGGATTGGCTCATCCCTGGCTCCTTTCGCTGATGTCGCCGTCTGAAGAATAGCTTGGCACTCTTGTGCAGGAAGCTGCCTACAGGGGGCACCAAACAGAGAcgaaaacaatcagacaagttcCCCAACATACAGTGCTTCACTGAGCCAACCTGGAGGTCAAACTCCACACTCCGATCAACTGTGAAATAAGGAATCAAATATTCTTTCGATTTTGTTGACCTCCATGAAGACGCAGCAGATATTCTGTAGGAATTCTGACAGAAGCTGTGTCTTTCTCAGCTATGAAAGATGCTACTACAATACACTCGTTGCATCAAATGTAAATTAGCTGAAAGAACACAAGCACACTACTAAAATAAAGTACGCAAACATATTCGAAATTGCTTGGTTTTAGAATTAGAGAAGTATAAGCCAGTCCAAACCAACTTAGAGGTTCAGCATGGCTGAACTTCAGGATTTTTAAAGCTGTTTGGGCAAGTTATCAGCCAAACATCTCATCGGGCCAACAATGAAAAGGTTCAACAGCACAAAAGTAAAAGGGATGCCTCCAAAGATTTGAGATGCTAAATAACATGTCAAATCTTTCTCCATGTCCAAAAGTTAAGTCCGAAAccacatttcatttaaatacaggATAATAAAAGCTTAGTTATTATCGTGATGGAAGTGTGAATGAAATGCTTGAGCATGGACTGGCTTTTTACTAAAGGGTTTGTTAACCATTTCACAGGGAAGTCTACATACTTTAACGATTATAGACTTCTCAAGAGGTCACTTACTCTTCCAGCAATAAAGTCTGGTTAGCACAGGTTTCCACTTTAAGatggcaaagaaaaaaaacacaaagtgatAAGAGGTAtagagaacaaaaaaagaaagtggaATTTCATCAAATGTCAGAAGTACAAACAAAAAGACTCTAGAATGTGCTGAAATGTTCATATTAGACACAAACAAAGATAAGGCAGAATTTAATAGCTTTGTGTTAGCTGTGGCACCCCAATAAAAGACTAAATTTTGAGAGATTATCACTAAGAATTCCTTCGCTCTTCTCTCAAAGGTGGTTCACAAAGCATCTCAAGTGACAGAAACTACTTTTCATGTGAAGTTTGTAGAAATTAgtattaaactgattaaaaaagtGACAAAGACACTTTCCTGCTGTTCTTTTCACTGAATGtatcaatttccacaaaaataataataaatgttcctcgagcacattagaatgatttctgaaggatcatgtgacactgaagactggaataacggCAAAACTGAATATTTAGCAGCAATCACATattgaatttttgatcaaatgaatgcagccttggtgaacataacaTGTTTGTACGGTAATGTTAATGCAGGCAATTGACCTTCGTTTTTCCACATGAAGTCCTGTGACCACATTTATTACTCCAGTAAAACACTTTATGTAGTTTGAAGATGTAAAGAAGTTAAACACAAATTCAAAACCTTGCTCAGCATAATCTTAATGTTGCTGATCTTCATTCACAGAAATCTCAAAGTTCGTCCCCCTTTCCCCCCCTCACCTTTTCCTTTTTTGGAACCCGTTTCAGAGATACAGAGAGAGGTTTTATCTGCATCTGGGTCCTCTCCAGTCTGGCTCTCCCAGTCCTCCACGTGGTCTGTGCCATTCGCACCCACCAGAGACTCTGTGGGCTCAAGAACACTGGGTTCTACCACTGTTTCTGAGAGTAATGCTTCGCTGCTGGGTTCCTCAGATGCTCCAGACATCGAAGCATCCATCGCAGCTGCGTATCCTGCCATCAGAGTCATCTCCTCATCCTGTGTCAGAGGTGCCTAAAGAGGAGGTTAATAGTAAAGCCTTAATTAGAAACTGACAATTGAAGAACTTGTTTTATGTTGCAACATTGTGGTTATGAAAGGTACATCTAACTACCTGTAGATACAAGCTAAATTAATTCTGTTTCAGACCGATAATATCGGTTTGAAAAGTttgtatgaataaattaaaaatgccaaactacaaacattattttaagccATAGGAAATGCTTGctgatttttatttgtgtgtgaattcTTGGGTTGACAATCTTGATTAAGGTTTTTAAATTTTGAAAGTTTTACCAAAAAGCTGTTAAATTAAATCAATGCCtcgcagatttttttattttgttgggtTGATAATCTTCAAGGTTTTGaagttttctaattaaaaaatatgataaaaaaataaatctgtctgACACAAACAAGCAGATTAAAATGCTGCActattttgtataattaatttaaactccattttttaaatgaaaaaaagtgaatgaataggtaaaaaaatataataactgaAATTTAACAAGTATATCATTTAACAACTGTTATTAGTGTTTTAAAATTTACAAAgtaaaggtaatctaaatgtaaaaatgaaggcAGTAAATACAATAGCTGATATGGTACCGATACACTGTTCATGCCAACTAAATATACATATGGACATATGTCACAGAGTTGTCTTTTTTCTCTACCTTGGCCACTCCTGAGATGATGATGGTGCTCTTTTTGACAGGTGATTTAAGCTTTTGTTTTGCAGACTCATGGAGCTGTCTGATGGCAGCTTCTGCTACAGGGTCGGTGCCGTTTAACATCAATAACTCTGTGCAGGAAAACCAGTGAAAAGGAGTGTCAAAATGCTGAATGTAATCATTACTAATGTGGCATTTTGAATTTACACTCCAGGACTGCTGATGAGGACTTGCTGTATAGAAATTGGAAACAAAAGGAAATGCATTTAGCCATTTATACCAACAAGCTTAACTGGAAATCCCA is part of the Carassius auratus strain Wakin chromosome 10, ASM336829v1, whole genome shotgun sequence genome and harbors:
- the LOC113109960 gene encoding PR domain zinc finger protein 15-like isoform X1, with product MAAQTPDEFIWCEDCGQYHDSECPELGPVITVKDSFVLSRARSSLPDSLEIRSAEEGKEGVFVISRLVKRTRFGPFEAKRVPSLQIEGAFPLKIFQKDGSVVCFDTSNEDDCNWMMLVRPATDHKHQNLTAYQQDDDVYFNTSQDVLPGTELRVWYGAFYAKKMDRLILRPPVLPPPPEMVSNKPGVPLTKGPTTWTLPVPDQLLCQTPAAAVDPSVQEVTEAVSQNNTANIAPAPPEPTRKQGRPRRTKTQKPGTADSSQVEASVPTSGERTLTTVAPDVPLSVLDVQEVVAGDGPPLKTSRMTRSPISTGKPGMRKRSLRQGGDHKRVYQCCLCSKVFQNSSNLNRHIRSHGDKCFKCDECDKMFSRKESLKQHISYKHSKNEPDIEYRYKCSTCDKSFRVENALRFHNCRTDDKTFQCEICSRFFSTNSNLSKHKKKHGEKLYACEICNKMFYRKDVMQDHQRRHVVGQKNMKREELEANGDEGSKYRKEPSACPICGKVFSCRSNMNKHLLTHGDKKYTCEICGRKFFRVDVLRDHIHVHFKDIALMDEQEREDFIKKIGISMEESDDSSDEEDEKNDPEHHKYSCKKCQVTFAKGRDYLKHIMDMHKEKGYNCTMCNRRFALKATYNAHLVIHRDHLPDPAVQKYIHPCDMCGRIFNSIGNLDRHKIIHTGVKSHGCDQCGKSFARKDMLKEHLRVHDNVRDFLCAECGKGMKTKHALRHHMKLHKGIKEYECKECNRKFAQKVNMLKHYKRHTGTKDFMCELCGKTFSERNTMETHKLIHTVGKTFSCAVCDKKYVTQYMLQKHMQLTHEKVEAQSCHLCGTKVSTRASMNRHMRRKHPEQIAAVRLSDFDLQEPSTVDASTISISQPSLTLEKGSLTAEKVSRNSNHSKKRAKHLPHEPELSDSDEYDDFTSKPTEFSTTVGDETNSAVQSIQQVVVLADPSAPPAPSSSVSLTNITVTPITSPASAQFSNLQPVAVSHLAPTDRPITLDSSILTVTFDAVSGSAMLHNRPADLQSEAVGSTGAAAPQSVAHFINLTTFVNPISHQLEQPALTWRPVASTDGAHASTIDETQTDTQAPPEQPQSLPEQRHQIQPQVTGPPQQQTATATQMFSY
- the LOC113109960 gene encoding PR domain zinc finger protein 15-like isoform X2, which produces MAAQTPDEFIWCEDCGQYHDSECPELGPVITVKDSFVLSRARSSLPDSLEIRSAEEGKEGVFVISRLVKRTRFGPFEAKRVPSLQIEGAFPLKIFQKDGSVVCFDTSNEDDCNWMMLVRPATDHKHQNLTAYQQDDDVYFNTSQDVLPGTELRVWYGAFYAKKMDRLILRPPVLPPPPEMVSNKPGVPLTKGPTTWTLPVPDQLLCQTPAAAVDPSVQEVTEAVSQNNTANIAPAPPEPTRKQGRPRRTKTQKPGTADSSQVEASVPTSGERTLTTVAPDVPLSVLDVQEVVAGDGPPLKTSRMTRSPISTGKPGMRKRSLRQGGDHKRVYQCCLCSKVFQNSSNLNRHIRSHGDKCFKCDECDKMFSRKESLKQHISYKHSKNEPDIEYRYKCSTCDKSFRVENALRFHNCRTDDKTFQCEICSRFFSTNSNLSKHKKKHGEKLYACEICNKMFYRKDVMQDHQRRHVVGQKNMKREELEANGDEGSKYRKEPSACPICGKVFSCRSNMNKHLLTHGDKKYTCEICGRKFFRVDVLRDHIHVHFKDIALMDEQEREDFIKKIGISMEESDDSSDEEDEKNDPEHHKYSCKKCQVTFAKGRDYLKHIMDMHKEKGYNCTMCNRRFALKATYNAHLVIHRDHLPDPAVQKYIHPCDMCGRIFNSIGNLDRHKIIHTGVKSHGCDQCGKSFARKDMLKEHLRVHDNVRDFLCAECGKGMKTKHALRHHMKLHKGIKEYECKECNRKFAQKVNMLKHYKRHTGTKDFMCELCGKTFSERNTMETHKLIHTVGKTFSCAVCDKKYVTQYMLQKHMQLTHEKVEAQSCHLCGTKVSTRASMNRHMRRKHPEIAAVRLSDFDLQEPSTVDASTISISQPSLTLEKGSLTAEKVSRNSNHSKKRAKHLPHEPELSDSDEYDDFTSKPTEFSTTVGDETNSAVQSIQQVVVLADPSAPPAPSSSVSLTNITVTPITSPASAQFSNLQPVAVSHLAPTDRPITLDSSILTVTFDAVSGSAMLHNRPADLQSEAVGSTGAAAPQSVAHFINLTTFVNPISHQLEQPALTWRPVASTDGAHASTIDETQTDTQAPPEQPQSLPEQRHQIQPQVTGPPQQQTATATQMFSY